The nucleotide sequence TATCCATCATTCCAGGCATTGAAACTCTTGCTCCAGATCTTACTGAAACCAATAACGGATTTTCCATACTTCCAAACTTTTTATTAGTTAAATCTTCTAATTCATCCATTGCATTATAAATTTGTAAAAGTATATCTTCCCCTAATTTTTCTCCATCTTCGTAATATCTAGTACAAACTTCAGTCGTTACAGTAAATCCCTGTGGAACTGTTATCCCCAAATTAGTCATTTCTGCAAGGTTGGCACCTTTACCCCCAAGTAAGTTCCGCATACTTGCATTTCCCTCACGAAAAAGATAAACATATTTGTTGCCATTCATAAGAAAACATCCCCTTTGATTATTTTTTTATAAGTTAAAGTAAGGTAAAAGATATTATATCATTTACCTTACTTATTACTTCCCATTTTTACAAATAATCTCGTTACATTAGTTTTGGAAATCTTCCCAACAATCTTTAAAAATTCTTTACCATTATCTGATACTCTTTCAATTACTGGCAAACTATCAACTTCATGCTCTATTATTTTCTGTGCTGCGGAATATGCTACATCATCCTTTTCAACAAAGACTATATTGGGCATTCTCGTCATAATTATTCCCACAGGCACCTTATGCATATCGGTACCACCCATAGCCATCTTTAAGAAATCTTTTCTAGAAACAGCACCAGTAAGTGAGCCATCATTCTCAACAAACAGTGTACCTACATCGTTTAAAAATAAATGTACTATTGCATCATATACTGTGGTATTTTCGTCTACAATTACAGGCTTTGACATTATATCATTAACCTTTATGTTCCTTATATAATCATATACCAAACTATAAGAGGGTTTACGCGAATATATATATCCAACCTTAGGTTTTGCATCCAGAATACCCGTCATAGTCAGTATAGCCAGATCAGGTCTCAAGGCTGCTCTTGTAACGCTCAACTTAGATGCTAGTTTTTCACTTGTTATAGGCTCATGGTCTTTTACTAATTCTATTATCTGTTCCTGCCTAGATGTTAATTTAATAGTATTCACCCTCTTTCCTAAGTAAATTAACAGCATTTATTAATTCTGAATACATAATTTTTATGTCACTTAAAGTTATTATATCACTATATAGTAATAAATAGTATAAGGCTTTCCATTTTTAATATAATTTTAAAAAATGCATATAATCTTACTTAATACATTATTAAGACTAATTAATAAATGCTTCTAAATGGAGAAAAAACAAAAGTCAGTATAAAAACTATTCTACTGACTTTTATTTCAAAATATATTGTTAATCTTCCTTTTTTTCGTTATCTTTTTCGTCTATATCATCGAATTTAACTGTATATTTATAAGTATTTCCATCTCCAGTATGATTTTCGTCATCATGGTGAAATTTATCCTTTACATTTTCTTTAACGGAATTAGCTGCATCCATGACTTTATCTTTTACATCCTTGACATTTGAACTTATAGTTTTGTTTATAACTTCAACAGATCCATCGCTTTTAGTAATTTCTATAGTTATCCTTGTAACAACTGCAGTTAATATACCAATAGCAATAAGTGGAGGCCAAACTAGTGCTGTTAAACTAGCAGCTATTCCAGCATTAACAGGTATATCAACAACAACTTTGTCATCTTTCTTTATTCTTATCCTATTTACATTTCCTTTATCAACTATATCTTTTATCCAGCTTAAGAACTCATCCTTAGTCGTATATATATTATCCATTGTAGATTTCTCATTTTCTTCTATATAGATCAATGCATCTACAACATTACCATCGCAGGTTTCTAAAGCTTTTTTTGCTTCTGCATAACTTACATTTGTTCTCTCTCTTATAATATCAATTTTTTCTAATGTGATTTCGCTCATTTACTTCACTCCTTATTTACGAATTTTTAATATTTTTTATTTGTTATTAATCTATTATTTTAAGAAATTCGTCAAACTATTCAATGTATCCAAACTTCTAGGCTTTCTAAAATAACTCTGTTCAATAAAAATTTTTAAAACCTTATAAACTTCATTTTTTATGTTTCTCGATAAATTTAATTTGTATATGTTTTCTAATTGTACTCTATACAAATACTTAATAGTATTATATGTTGCAAAGTCAACATAAGCGCCATTATATTTGCTACAATCTTTGCACACTCCTCCAAAATACTGGAAATTTATATAATTTGACGAATTAATTTTTTTCCTGCAAATACAACAATTTTCCAGATTAAGAGCATATCCCGTATGCTTTAGAATCTTTATCTCGAAAGTCCTTGCCAGAATTTCTACATCAACTGCTTTATTTCTGAGTAAATAAAATGCTGTAACAAGATATCTAAATAATTGGTAGTTACTTTCCTCATCACTCATTGATATATCTATGAGTTCACAAAAATAAGATGCATATGTAATCAAATCCAGATCTTGTAACAAATCTTGAAATGAGTCTATAATAAAACTATCATTTATTACATAAAAATTTCTACCCTTGTGAACTATATAATCTCCATAACAAAATTGTAATGTAGTTGAAAAAAGTTTACTTTTAGACTTTTTTGACCCTTTTGCTATTGTAGAAATTTTCCCTAGCTTTTCACTAAATAACCACACAAGTTTATCCTTCTCTTTTATATCCTGGGTTTTAATTACCAATGCTCTCGTTTTTATTACAGACAGAAAAACACCCCACTTTTTGATAAATATTCATGCTATTGTTTGTAGCCTAGTTCCTTTAAAATACTAGGATTATCTCTCCATTCTTTCTTTACCTTTACCCATAGTTTAAGATAAACTTTTTCATTTAAAAATTTTTCTATATCATATTTAGAATATGATGTTATCTTCTTTAGCATAGACGCACCTTTACCTATTATTATTCCCTTATGTGAATCCTTTTCACACATTAAAGTTGCTTCTATATTATACACACCCTGCTTATCTTTTTTCATAGATATTATATCAACCGCTATACCATGAGGAACTTCCTGTGAAAGAAGCCTCAATGCTTTTTCCCTTATAATCTCTGATACTATAAACCTTTCCTGTTTATCTGTTATCATATCCTCTGGATAATATTTAGGACCTTCCGGCAAATACTTCACAATAAGCTTTTTTAGTTCATCCACATTTTTCCCCTTAATAGCTGATATGGGTATATATTCAGTAAAATTAAATTGATTGGCATAATTCGACAAAGATTTTGCAACATTTTCTCTAGTATTTTCATCTATTTTATTTATAACTAAAAAAACAGGTACTTTACAATTTTTGAGTTGTTCTAGAATGAACATATCTCCCTTTCCTATCTCTCTGTCAGGTGTAGTCAGAAATAGTACAATGTCAACTTCTTTTATCGAATCTTCAGCAACCTTTATCATATATTCTCCAAGTTTATGTTTTGGTTTATGGATACCAGGAGTATCAACAAACACTATTTGATAATCATTCTCTGTCAAAATAGTCTGTATGTTGTTTCTAGTTGTTTGAGGTCTACAAGAAACTATAGATAATTTTTCACCTAATATAGCATTCATCAATGTCGATTTTCCGACATTAGGTCTTCCTATTATTGTTATAAATCCAGATTTAAACATGCAATTTCTCCTTATATTCGCAAATCTATTTAAGAAATATATCATTATCTTAAGATGATAAAACTTATATTCCTGCTTATTGTAAGTAAATTATAGCATTAATTTAATATATTGCAACAATTATATTTTTGCACCTATTTGATATAAAATACTATAAATAAAAAAACAGTAATCAAAATTCCAAACACAGCTCCAACAAAAACTTCAAATATCGAGTGAACTTTTGAATCGACCCTACTTTGTGCAACTATAAATGCTAAAATATAACTTAGTGTGACAATTGCAGGATCTCCTGTAATAAGAGATATCATTGTAGCTATTGAAAAAGCTATTGTACTGTGTCCGCTTGGCATACCACCCTTTAGTGGAGTTCCTTCACCAAATATAGCTTTTATAACTATAGTCGCAATACAAACAATTACCAGCATTATAAAAATTGCATATGGATTTGTATTTTTAACCTTTTTTATCATTAAAAAATTTATATATTTTAATTTATCCCAAAATATAACGTAACCTACCAGTACTGAATTTATAGCAGTAATAAGTACTCCCCCAGCTGCAACATTTTTAGCAAGTTTAACAAGTGGATGATAAAAATTTGCCGTAGCATCAGCCACAAATTCAATAGCTGTATTCATAAGCTCTGCCATTATTACCATGCTTATTGAAATTGTTATAATTAATAGTTCCATTTTACTCAAATCATAAAAAAAACAAAGAGTTAAAACAACAAGTGCCGCAATCATATGTATCTTCATATTTCTCTGCGTTCTAACTGAATATATTATGCCTTCAATGGCATAATTAAAACTATCCCATAATTTTTTAACCTTCATATTATTCTCCAATTTGAAAATATAGAAATTCAATTATCTGATTATTTTAAATTCTTCAAGTATCTCTTCTTCTCTTTTTCTCATAATAATCTTTTCATTTTTCTCCATATGATCGTATCCAAGTAGATGAAGTACTGAATGTACCGTTAAATATAGTACTTCTCTTTCAAAAGTGTGATCAAACTCTATACTTTGCTCTTTTGCTTTTTCAAGTGATATTACTATATCTCCAAGTATAAGATTCCCATCATCCAGATCTGAAGCCTCAAATTGATTATCATTATACACATCTTTGAATATATTACTGGTACCATAATCAAGCATTGGAAATGAAAGTACATCTGTAGCTGAATCTATATCTCTATTCTCCTTATTTATTTCACGTATACTCTCGTTGTCAACAAACAAAACACTTACTTCACATGGCACTTTAACACCTTCAGCTTTAAGTGCATATTCTATAATGTCTTTCATATATCCTTTCAGTTTATCTGCAACCTCTATCTTATTTTGTCTATTATCTATAAAAATCATAAGTATTCTCCTCAATAATTTTTAATTTTATCATAGGGCTCAATTTTTTTATTTTTGGCCTTTTTCCACTTATCTACTGGATACTCAATTCTATGGTGATATATGCCATCAAGAACTCTTAAAAATGCTTTTCTTATTTTAGCAATATCCTTAAGAGTTAAATCACATTCATCAAGTTCTCCTTCATTTAAAGTATTCTTTATAATGTTGTTTACCATTTCTTCTATCTTGCACTTTGTAGGTTCATTAATTGACCTTACTGCCGCCTCAACTTCGTCAGCAAGCATTATTATACCGGCTTCCTTAGTTTGAGGTATAGGCCCTTCATACCTGAAATTTTCTTCATTTACGCAATCAGGTCGTTCACTTGAATTCTTTGCAGTTATATAAAAATATTTAACAAGCGATGTACCATGATGTTGTCTTATAATATCACGTATAATTCCAGGGACATTATACTCTTTAGCCAGTTCATCACCATCTTTTACATGTGATATAATTATAAGTGCACTTAAGTTAGGTGTTATCTTATTATGTGGATTTTCCTTTCCATGTTGATTTTCTTTAAAGAAATATGGTCTCTTTACCTTTCCCACATCATGATAGTAGGCTGAAACTCTAGCAAGTACAGGATTCCCTCCTATCTCTTCCGCTGCAATCTCTGCAAGATTTCCAACCAAAATACTGTGATGATACGTACCAGGTGCTTCCATAAGCAGTCTCTTAAGCAGTGGATTATTAGGATTAGATAATTCTAACAGCTTTATCGTAGTTACAACATCGAATATATTTTCAAAAAACGGCAAAAGACCTATCGTAAGTATTCCTGATAATATACTGGCCACTGCCGCAAACAGCGTCTTTTGAAATATATCTGAGCTATTATTACTCAAAAGAAATCCCGTTGAAAAAGTAAATACACTATTTATTATTGCTATATACATTGAAGAATATAATATATCATTTCTCTGCTGCATTTTTTTTAATACTACAGAACCAACTATTGCATTTAACACTGCCAGCAGTGTTATTTCAACATTAAAATCAACAACACAACTTATTAACATTGAATTTAATATATTTATAATAAGAGAAACTCTGTCATTTACTAAAAGAGAAAACACCATCGGTATGCATGCAAGCGGTATTAAAAACGGTGATACGACAGATACACTTCTAGCTAATAATATTGATATACAACTCAATACACTCATCATTATGAGTGTATTTGTATTATTATAAATTTTATTATAATATTTATAAATATACATCCATTCAATAAACATAATTAATGCAGTGAAAATACACAAAAAGATGTATATATTTAATTCGGAATGTGAATTATCATTTAGCAGGCCCAAATTCTGTAAAGTCTCTATCTGGTATTTTGTAATAGGTTCTCCTTCCTTTACAATTATCTGATCCTTTTTTATCATAACCGGCTGAACCTTATGTGCTGCATCCCTTTTTAAATTCTCAGTTTTATCCTTATCATAAAAAAAGTTAGGTGTTATAAGTGAATATCCCAGATTTAATGATACATTTTTCAAATTTTTAGGTAATTTTGACTCATTTACTTTTAATAGTATAGATTCCTGAACCTTCTTTATGTCTTCCTGATTGTCTTTTTGACTACTATCACTTATATTATTATTATCATAAATATCAGCCATAACCTCACTCAAAAAATCCTGAACCGTTTTTAAATCATCTTTATTGCTCTTTATAAGTGTAGAATAATCCTCATCAGACAAACTTATATCTGCATTACTCTTTAACTTTTTAACCTTATCATTATCATTTCCCTGATCACTTTGCAGTTGATTTATCTCTGAAAAAAATACTGAAATTTTATCCAGGACTTCATTTTTAACTTCAATTTTTTTATTATACTGCAGTGGAACAGAATTAAGAGCTTGCTGTATCTTACTTTCAGTTGAAAATTCATCCTTAACTTCTCTAGGTGCCTTTATATCTAATTTTGCAATATCTCCTTCTTTCAAGTTATATTTTTTAATAACAATAGACGTTGCAAGCACAGAATAAATAAATAAAAAAGTGATAAAGAAAATTAAAATTCTATTTATCTTCTGTTTACCAAAGATTTTCTTAAGTGATAAATTAATCATTTCAACCACCTTTTAATGTACAAACATTAAAATCCTATTCTACTTCAATTAGCTGCATCCGAAATTGCTATATTTTCTTCTGCTATAACCAATACACTTACTTTATATGTAGTATCTTGTGCTTTATAATTGACCACTTTATTTTTAACCTGAATTGTTTTATCAAAATTTAAACATATCTTATTATAAAGCTCATCAGCTGTAGTATCTACTAATTTTTTAATATCATTATGAACAATAGTCTCTTTCACTTCATAATAGGTTTCAAAGTGTACAAATAATTTATTACATTCTATTCTATCATATTTCGCAAATTTGTTCTTAGATTTTTTTATATATATCTTCTTTTTACCTAGATAGAAATATACATCTTCATCTTTATTACCAGTTCTCTTTCTATCTACACTGTCAATCTTTACGCTTTTACTGTCCTCATAAAATGTTTTGCATATTACATCACCAGCAGAATGTACTTGATAAGTAGAATTTTCAGCACCTTGTTCGCCCTTTACAAGCAACTGCCCTTTTTTTACGATATCACCTTCTTTGACTACTGGAGTACCGGACTTTGTATATACACGCAAAACCTCTCCATCCTTTTTAGCGACCAAATTGCATGGTGTATCATCGTTTATAACTTTAGGAGGTGATTGTCTCTCCATTGCTGATACCTTTAAATTAGACCCTTCTATTCTAACTCTGGCCCACATTATATTATCATTGTCTTTTATAAGCTTATTTTCTATATCATATACATTTATATTTATTTTTCTTATTCCAGGTTTTATACCATAACTTACAAGCTCCTGCCTTATTTCATACGGTGTCAAATTTTTATCAACATTTATCTGTATTCCCCATATAAATGTTGATAAATAATAAATTATACATACAAATGATATTATTCCAACTATTAGAGCAATTCTTCTCTTCATTCTTATAATCAAAAAAGCAAATCCTTTTCTTCCAATTATTTTCATTTTACTATTGCTTCTATCACATATAGATTTTATCTTATAATAATCCTTTAAGTTAACAGTTATAACAATCGTAGTTAGATTTTTTCTAGTAATATTTCTAACGCAAACATTATTTTTCCACATAGCATTTATAAACTTTTCAGGTTTTAAAGATTGAATTTCTATAATTATAGTTCCATTTTTAAATTCCATAGAATTATATTTATCTCCCGGACTCATAAATTACGGATTTAAATTTTCCACCAATGACTATGGTGGTACCTCCCATAAATATTATTTCAAAATTGTTTCCATATATAGATACCAATCCAATACCTGAATTTACTTTAACCTGATTTTCTGAAAAAATAACAATACCCTTATGATTTTCAATTGTTATTTCACTATTTCCTGTAATTATTATTTTAGGAATATCCATGATAACATCTCTTGGCAAATCTAATTTACTTGAGATAATTTCCTTTGCCATATTCAAACTACTCTTCATTCCACAATCCCCCCAAAAACACTTTCATATTAATTTATGAAGAATAAATTTAATAAATGACAAATTAAAAAAGACTGAGATATCTCAGTCTTTTATTTATTCAAATATT is from Clostridium fermenticellae and encodes:
- a CDS encoding helix-turn-helix transcriptional regulator, encoding MNTIKLTSRQEQIIELVKDHEPITSEKLASKLSVTRAALRPDLAILTMTGILDAKPKVGYIYSRKPSYSLVYDYIRNIKVNDIMSKPVIVDENTTVYDAIVHLFLNDVGTLFVENDGSLTGAVSRKDFLKMAMGGTDMHKVPVGIIMTRMPNIVFVEKDDVAYSAAQKIIEHEVDSLPVIERVSDNGKEFLKIVGKISKTNVTRLFVKMGSNK
- a CDS encoding DUF4342 domain-containing protein, translated to MSEITLEKIDIIRERTNVSYAEAKKALETCDGNVVDALIYIEENEKSTMDNIYTTKDEFLSWIKDIVDKGNVNRIRIKKDDKVVVDIPVNAGIAASLTALVWPPLIAIGILTAVVTRITIEITKSDGSVEVINKTISSNVKDVKDKVMDAANSVKENVKDKFHHDDENHTGDGNTYKYTVKFDDIDEKDNEKKED
- the recO gene encoding DNA repair protein RecO produces the protein MKKWGVFLSVIKTRALVIKTQDIKEKDKLVWLFSEKLGKISTIAKGSKKSKSKLFSTTLQFCYGDYIVHKGRNFYVINDSFIIDSFQDLLQDLDLITYASYFCELIDISMSDEESNYQLFRYLVTAFYLLRNKAVDVEILARTFEIKILKHTGYALNLENCCICRKKINSSNYINFQYFGGVCKDCSKYNGAYVDFATYNTIKYLYRVQLENIYKLNLSRNIKNEVYKVLKIFIEQSYFRKPRSLDTLNSLTNFLK
- the era gene encoding GTPase Era, with amino-acid sequence MFKSGFITIIGRPNVGKSTLMNAILGEKLSIVSCRPQTTRNNIQTILTENDYQIVFVDTPGIHKPKHKLGEYMIKVAEDSIKEVDIVLFLTTPDREIGKGDMFILEQLKNCKVPVFLVINKIDENTRENVAKSLSNYANQFNFTEYIPISAIKGKNVDELKKLIVKYLPEGPKYYPEDMITDKQERFIVSEIIREKALRLLSQEVPHGIAVDIISMKKDKQGVYNIEATLMCEKDSHKGIIIGKGASMLKKITSYSKYDIEKFLNEKVYLKLWVKVKKEWRDNPSILKELGYKQ
- a CDS encoding diacylglycerol kinase — protein: MKVKKLWDSFNYAIEGIIYSVRTQRNMKIHMIAALVVLTLCFFYDLSKMELLIITISISMVIMAELMNTAIEFVADATANFYHPLVKLAKNVAAGGVLITAINSVLVGYVIFWDKLKYINFLMIKKVKNTNPYAIFIMLVIVCIATIVIKAIFGEGTPLKGGMPSGHSTIAFSIATMISLITGDPAIVTLSYILAFIVAQSRVDSKVHSIFEVFVGAVFGILITVFLFIVFYIK
- the ybeY gene encoding rRNA maturation RNase YbeY, with the translated sequence MIFIDNRQNKIEVADKLKGYMKDIIEYALKAEGVKVPCEVSVLFVDNESIREINKENRDIDSATDVLSFPMLDYGTSNIFKDVYNDNQFEASDLDDGNLILGDIVISLEKAKEQSIEFDHTFEREVLYLTVHSVLHLLGYDHMEKNEKIIMRKREEEILEEFKIIR
- a CDS encoding HD family phosphohydrolase, giving the protein MINLSLKKIFGKQKINRILIFFITFLFIYSVLATSIVIKKYNLKEGDIAKLDIKAPREVKDEFSTESKIQQALNSVPLQYNKKIEVKNEVLDKISVFFSEINQLQSDQGNDNDKVKKLKSNADISLSDEDYSTLIKSNKDDLKTVQDFLSEVMADIYDNNNISDSSQKDNQEDIKKVQESILLKVNESKLPKNLKNVSLNLGYSLITPNFFYDKDKTENLKRDAAHKVQPVMIKKDQIIVKEGEPITKYQIETLQNLGLLNDNSHSELNIYIFLCIFTALIMFIEWMYIYKYYNKIYNNTNTLIMMSVLSCISILLARSVSVVSPFLIPLACIPMVFSLLVNDRVSLIINILNSMLISCVVDFNVEITLLAVLNAIVGSVVLKKMQQRNDILYSSMYIAIINSVFTFSTGFLLSNNSSDIFQKTLFAAVASILSGILTIGLLPFFENIFDVVTTIKLLELSNPNNPLLKRLLMEAPGTYHHSILVGNLAEIAAEEIGGNPVLARVSAYYHDVGKVKRPYFFKENQHGKENPHNKITPNLSALIIISHVKDGDELAKEYNVPGIIRDIIRQHHGTSLVKYFYITAKNSSERPDCVNEENFRYEGPIPQTKEAGIIMLADEVEAAVRSINEPTKCKIEEMVNNIIKNTLNEGELDECDLTLKDIAKIRKAFLRVLDGIYHHRIEYPVDKWKKAKNKKIEPYDKIKNY
- the yqfD gene encoding sporulation protein YqfD, coding for MEFKNGTIIIEIQSLKPEKFINAMWKNNVCVRNITRKNLTTIVITVNLKDYYKIKSICDRSNSKMKIIGRKGFAFLIIRMKRRIALIVGIISFVCIIYYLSTFIWGIQINVDKNLTPYEIRQELVSYGIKPGIRKININVYDIENKLIKDNDNIMWARVRIEGSNLKVSAMERQSPPKVINDDTPCNLVAKKDGEVLRVYTKSGTPVVKEGDIVKKGQLLVKGEQGAENSTYQVHSAGDVICKTFYEDSKSVKIDSVDRKRTGNKDEDVYFYLGKKKIYIKKSKNKFAKYDRIECNKLFVHFETYYEVKETIVHNDIKKLVDTTADELYNKICLNFDKTIQVKNKVVNYKAQDTTYKVSVLVIAEENIAISDAAN
- the yqfC gene encoding sporulation protein YqfC, whose amino-acid sequence is MKSSLNMAKEIISSKLDLPRDVIMDIPKIIITGNSEITIENHKGIVIFSENQVKVNSGIGLVSIYGNNFEIIFMGGTTIVIGGKFKSVIYESGR